In the genome of Pseudomonas protegens, one region contains:
- a CDS encoding ion transporter has product MGNSDNWRQRLYVMIFQTDTVAGRRFDTALLLIILASLVIVILDSIDEVHSNYANVLAFIEWGFTLIFAIEYGLRLYCSPKPLRYAFSFYGLVDLLAIVPGILALYYSDAQYLLIIRIIRMLRIFRVLKLAPYLKQAHYLLDALRGSKQKILVFLLSVCTLVTVFGTLMYVVEGPEHGFTSIPKGIYWAIVTLTTVGYGDIVPKTVIGQMISSMVMITGYSIIAVPTGIFTAELASAMRGEQLKHDCPVCRKNSHEPSAAFCSRCGNALFKKLE; this is encoded by the coding sequence ATGGGTAACAGCGACAACTGGCGCCAGCGCCTCTACGTAATGATCTTCCAGACCGATACGGTGGCCGGAAGACGCTTCGACACTGCCTTGCTGCTGATCATCCTCGCCAGCCTGGTGATCGTGATTCTCGACAGCATCGACGAGGTGCACAGCAACTACGCCAACGTCCTGGCCTTCATCGAATGGGGCTTCACCCTGATCTTCGCCATCGAGTACGGGCTGCGCCTGTACTGCTCGCCCAAGCCGCTGCGCTACGCCTTCAGTTTCTATGGCCTGGTGGATCTGCTGGCGATCGTCCCCGGCATCCTTGCCCTGTACTACAGCGACGCCCAGTACCTGCTGATCATCCGTATCATCCGCATGCTGCGGATCTTCCGCGTGCTCAAGCTGGCGCCCTACCTGAAACAGGCCCATTACCTGCTGGACGCCTTGCGCGGCAGCAAGCAGAAGATCCTGGTGTTCCTGCTCAGCGTCTGCACCCTGGTCACGGTGTTCGGCACCCTGATGTACGTGGTCGAAGGCCCGGAGCATGGCTTCACCAGCATCCCCAAGGGCATCTACTGGGCCATCGTCACCCTGACCACCGTCGGTTATGGCGATATCGTGCCCAAGACCGTGATCGGCCAGATGATCTCGTCGATGGTGATGATCACCGGTTACTCGATCATCGCCGTGCCCACCGGGATCTTCACCGCAGAACTGGCCAGCGCCATGCGTGGCGAACAGCTCAAGCATGACTGCCCGGTGTGCCGCAAGAACAGCCACGAACCGTCCGCGGCCTTCTGCTCGCGCTGCGGCAATGCGCTGTTCAAGAAACTGGAATAA
- a CDS encoding LysR family transcriptional regulator has protein sequence MDRLAAMETFVHVVESGSFSAAARRLNLGQPAVSKSIAQLEAHLQVRLLLRSTRGLTPTEAGLAYFERARRTLEEACEAENAARGSAAALHGTLRIGAAVTFARMHIVPHLGAFLDRHPGLQVDVVLDDQHINLVEAGVDVALRMGNLADSSLNARKIAECPRLLLATPAYLATHGEPRHPADLSQHQALIYNRGPGHFWHFSQGDQEQQVSVSGRIRVNAAEGLRAAVLAHQGLATASQWMFAPELASGAVKALLTDWQLPRQQLWAVFPGGRLVSAKARAFVEYVEQLLERL, from the coding sequence ATGGACCGCCTAGCCGCGATGGAGACCTTTGTGCATGTGGTGGAAAGCGGCTCCTTCTCCGCTGCCGCCCGACGCCTGAACCTGGGCCAGCCTGCCGTATCGAAAAGCATTGCCCAGTTGGAGGCGCACCTGCAGGTGCGGCTGTTGTTGCGTTCCACCCGTGGCTTGACCCCCACCGAGGCCGGCCTGGCCTATTTCGAACGGGCCCGGCGCACCCTGGAGGAGGCTTGCGAGGCGGAGAACGCCGCCCGCGGGTCGGCTGCGGCATTGCACGGCACCCTGCGCATCGGCGCCGCAGTGACCTTCGCTCGCATGCACATCGTGCCCCACCTGGGGGCCTTTCTTGATCGTCACCCCGGCCTGCAGGTCGACGTGGTGCTGGACGATCAGCACATCAATCTGGTGGAAGCCGGGGTGGATGTGGCGCTGCGCATGGGCAACCTGGCCGACTCGTCCCTCAACGCGCGCAAAATCGCCGAATGCCCCCGCCTGCTGCTGGCCACCCCGGCGTACCTGGCCACGCACGGCGAGCCCCGGCATCCGGCCGACCTGAGCCAACACCAGGCCCTGATCTACAACCGGGGGCCCGGCCATTTCTGGCACTTTTCCCAGGGCGACCAAGAACAGCAGGTGAGTGTCAGCGGCAGGATTCGGGTCAATGCCGCGGAAGGCTTGCGTGCGGCGGTCCTGGCCCATCAGGGCCTGGCGACCGCCTCGCAATGGATGTTCGCCCCGGAGTTGGCCAGCGGCGCGGTCAAGGCGCTGCTGACCGACTGGCAGCTGCCTCGGCAGCAACTGTGGGCGGTGTTTCCCGGAGGGCGCCTGGTGAGTGCCAAGGCCCGGGCCTTCGTCGAGTACGTGGAGCAGCTGCTGGAGCGCCTCTGA
- a CDS encoding RidA family protein: MEKSTFNPASVFNSLQYGFSQAVEVRGGRRLLLSGQVGVDEQERTVGPGLREQTERAFDNIERVLAAAGGQMADVVMLRIYIAEAARDQQEHISAVLLERFASQPPASSWIIVSGLSLPEWLIEVEAEAVLEERHQVAEAALFNPARAL; the protein is encoded by the coding sequence ATGGAAAAGTCGACGTTTAACCCAGCCAGTGTGTTCAATTCCCTGCAATACGGTTTCAGTCAGGCCGTGGAAGTGCGAGGCGGCCGGCGCCTGCTGCTGTCCGGGCAGGTGGGGGTGGATGAACAGGAGCGGACGGTCGGCCCCGGCCTGCGCGAGCAGACCGAGCGGGCCTTCGACAACATCGAAAGGGTCCTGGCCGCGGCAGGCGGCCAGATGGCGGATGTGGTGATGCTGCGCATCTACATCGCCGAGGCGGCCCGGGATCAGCAGGAGCACATCAGTGCGGTGCTGCTGGAGCGCTTTGCCAGCCAGCCACCGGCGTCCTCATGGATCATCGTCAGTGGCCTGTCCCTGCCCGAGTGGCTGATCGAGGTCGAGGCCGAGGCGGTGCTGGAGGAGCGCCACCAGGTGGCCGAGGCGGCTTTGTTCAATCCGGCGCGAGCCCTTTGA
- a CDS encoding DsbE family thiol:disulfide interchange protein, whose amino-acid sequence MRRWMMMLPLAVFLVVAVFLYRGLYLDPAELPSAMIGKPFPEFSLPSVQGDKTLTRADLLGKPALVNVWGTWCISCRVEHPVLNKLAEKGVVIYGINYKDVNADALKWLAEFHNPYQLDVRDEEGSLGLNLGVYGAPETFFIDAKGIIRDKFVGVIDEVVWREQLAAKYQALVDEAKP is encoded by the coding sequence ATGAGACGCTGGATGATGATGTTGCCCCTGGCGGTGTTCCTGGTGGTGGCGGTGTTTCTCTATCGCGGGTTGTACCTGGACCCGGCCGAGCTGCCATCGGCAATGATCGGCAAGCCGTTCCCCGAGTTCTCCCTGCCGTCGGTGCAGGGCGACAAGACCCTGACCCGCGCCGACCTGCTGGGCAAGCCGGCGCTGGTCAACGTCTGGGGCACCTGGTGCATTTCCTGCCGGGTCGAGCACCCGGTGCTGAACAAGCTGGCCGAGAAGGGCGTGGTGATCTACGGCATCAACTACAAGGACGTCAACGCCGACGCCCTGAAGTGGCTGGCCGAATTCCACAACCCCTACCAGCTGGACGTGCGCGACGAGGAGGGCTCCCTGGGGCTCAACCTCGGCGTCTACGGCGCCCCGGAAACCTTCTTCATCGATGCCAAGGGCATCATCCGCGACAAGTTCGTCGGGGTGATCGACGAAGTGGTGTGGCGTGAACAACTGGCTGCCAAGTACCAGGCACTGGTCGATGAGGCCAAGCCATGA
- a CDS encoding urea transporter, with protein MPAQSFNAFCPDWATALLNGFSQIFLQRHPLCGLLCLLAILVGAPAQLGGALLGALAGLLTAQRRGYAKADRQAGLFSYNGVLLGLLLSLYLPWSVLLPPLIIAAAGLSAILTQQWLKRARQPQSLPAYTAPFVGLGWLLLSLMPPQAALPLATPDLSPGSLLGGLLQGLGQIMFLGQPLAGLLILLGLLLANRRAAAWALIGSACGLALALMQQQQAQALSGLGGYNCALVALALGQQARAPWRPLAGMILALLITPGIVTLGLAPLTAPFVIACWLVHAAARVLDRTPRDNTPCAPPSSPPRLR; from the coding sequence ATGCCTGCACAGTCTTTCAATGCCTTCTGCCCCGACTGGGCCACTGCCTTGCTCAACGGTTTCAGTCAGATTTTCCTCCAGCGCCATCCGCTGTGCGGCCTGTTGTGCCTGCTGGCGATCCTGGTCGGCGCCCCGGCCCAACTCGGCGGAGCCCTGCTCGGCGCCCTGGCCGGCCTGCTCACGGCACAACGCCGGGGCTACGCCAAGGCCGACCGGCAAGCCGGGCTCTTCAGCTACAACGGTGTGCTCCTGGGCCTGCTGCTGAGCCTGTACCTGCCCTGGTCGGTGCTGCTGCCGCCGCTGATCATCGCCGCCGCCGGCCTCAGCGCGATCCTCACCCAGCAGTGGCTCAAGCGCGCTCGCCAGCCGCAGAGCCTGCCGGCCTACACCGCGCCCTTCGTCGGCCTTGGCTGGCTGTTGCTGAGCCTGATGCCCCCCCAGGCAGCGCTGCCCCTGGCGACACCCGACCTGTCCCCGGGAAGCCTGCTGGGCGGCCTGCTCCAGGGCCTGGGCCAGATCATGTTCCTCGGCCAGCCGCTGGCCGGGTTGCTGATTCTCCTCGGCCTGCTGCTGGCCAACCGCCGGGCGGCGGCCTGGGCCCTGATCGGTTCGGCCTGCGGCCTGGCCCTGGCTCTGATGCAGCAGCAACAGGCTCAGGCCCTGTCGGGCCTGGGCGGCTACAACTGCGCGCTGGTGGCCCTGGCCCTGGGTCAGCAGGCCCGTGCTCCGTGGCGGCCCCTGGCGGGGATGATCCTGGCCCTGCTGATCACCCCCGGGATCGTCACCCTGGGTCTTGCGCCCCTCACCGCGCCCTTCGTCATCGCCTGCTGGCTGGTGCATGCCGCCGCCCGGGTTCTGGACCGCACGCCCCGGGACAACACACCTTGCGCTCCCCCATCCTCTCCCCCTAGGCTGCGCTGA
- a CDS encoding cytochrome c-type biogenesis protein CcmH yields the protein MKRWLAAALLGLSIAGVAHAAIDTYQFASDADRERFHQLTKELRCPKCQNQDIADSNAPIAADLRKEIFRMLGEGKDNQQIIDFMVDRYGDFVRYRPALTGKTALLWFGPAGLLLGGLVIIAVIVRRRRLELRDSPHTLSVEERQRLDQLLDKNHP from the coding sequence ATGAAGCGCTGGTTAGCCGCCGCCCTCCTGGGCCTGAGCATCGCCGGCGTGGCCCACGCGGCTATCGATACCTATCAGTTCGCCAGCGACGCCGACCGCGAAAGGTTTCACCAACTGACCAAGGAACTGCGCTGCCCCAAGTGCCAGAACCAGGACATCGCCGACTCCAACGCGCCGATTGCCGCCGACTTGCGCAAAGAGATTTTCCGCATGCTCGGCGAGGGCAAGGACAATCAGCAGATCATCGATTTCATGGTCGACCGCTACGGCGACTTCGTGCGCTACCGGCCGGCCCTGACCGGCAAGACCGCGCTGCTCTGGTTCGGTCCCGCCGGGCTGCTGCTCGGCGGTCTGGTGATCATTGCCGTGATTGTCCGGCGTCGTCGCCTCGAACTGCGCGACAGCCCGCACACGCTTTCCGTCGAAGAGCGTCAGCGCCTCGACCAACTGCTGGATAAAAACCACCCATGA
- the ccmE gene encoding cytochrome c maturation protein CcmE, whose amino-acid sequence MNPLRKKRLLIILAILVGVGIAVGLALSALKENINLFYTPTQIANGEAPLDTRIRAGGMVQAGSLERSADSLDVKFVVTDFNKSVTITYRGILPDLFREGQGIVALGKLNADGVVVADEVLAKHDEKYMPPEVTKALKDSGQSAPTPAKEG is encoded by the coding sequence GTGAATCCGCTGCGTAAAAAGCGTCTTTTGATCATCCTGGCGATCCTGGTGGGCGTCGGCATTGCCGTGGGCCTGGCCCTCAGCGCGCTGAAGGAAAACATCAACCTGTTCTACACCCCGACCCAGATTGCCAACGGCGAAGCGCCGCTGGACACGCGGATTCGCGCCGGAGGCATGGTCCAGGCCGGCTCCCTGGAGCGCTCCGCCGATTCCCTGGACGTCAAGTTCGTGGTCACCGACTTCAACAAGTCGGTGACCATCACGTACCGCGGCATCCTCCCGGACCTGTTCCGCGAAGGGCAGGGCATCGTTGCCCTGGGCAAGCTCAACGCCGACGGCGTGGTGGTGGCCGATGAAGTGCTGGCCAAGCACGACGAGAAGTACATGCCGCCGGAAGTCACCAAGGCCCTGAAAGACAGCGGCCAGTCGGCGCCGACACCAGCGAAAGAGGGTTAA
- a CDS encoding heme lyase CcmF/NrfE family subunit, whose protein sequence is MSSALFIPELGQLAMILALCFALVQAVLPLLGAWRGDRLWMSLAQPAAWGQFAFLVFAFGCLTHAFMTDDFSVAYVAHNSNSALPWYYKFSAVWGAHEGSLLLWALILGGWTFAVSVFSRQLPQVMLARVLAVMGLISTGFLSFLIVTSNPFARILPQVPADGRDLNPLLQDIGLIVHPPMLYMGYVGFSVAFAFAIAALLGGRLDAAWARWSRPWTIVAWAFLGIGITLGSWWAYYELGWGGWWFWDPVENASFMPWLVGTALIHSLAVTEKRGVFKSWTVLLAIAAFSLSLLGTFLVRSGVLTSVHAFAADPERGVFILIFLLFVVGGSLTLFALRAPVVKSHVGFNLWSRETLLLGNNLVLVVAASMILLGTLYPLVLDALTGAKLSVGPPYFNALFIPLMALLMVVMAVGVLVRWKDTPVKWLMGMLGPVLLGSVALAVVAGIAYGDFNWAVLATFLLAAWVLLAGVRDIFDKTRHKGLIKGLPGLTRSYWGMQLAHLGIAVCALGVVLSSQNSAERDLRLEPGESMELAGYHFIFEGAKHFEGPNFTSDKGAVRVVRNGKEVAVLHPEKRLYTVQSSMMTEAGIDAGFTRDLYVALGEPLGEGAWAVRVHVKPFVRWIWFGGLLTGFGGLLAAMDRRYRVKVKSRVREALGMTGATA, encoded by the coding sequence ATGAGTTCCGCACTGTTCATTCCTGAACTCGGCCAACTGGCGATGATCCTCGCCCTGTGCTTTGCCCTGGTCCAGGCCGTGCTGCCGCTGCTGGGCGCCTGGCGTGGCGATCGGCTGTGGATGAGCCTGGCCCAGCCGGCGGCCTGGGGGCAGTTCGCCTTCCTGGTGTTCGCCTTCGGCTGCCTGACCCATGCCTTCATGACCGACGACTTCTCGGTGGCCTATGTGGCCCACAACTCCAACAGCGCCTTGCCCTGGTACTACAAGTTCAGCGCGGTCTGGGGCGCCCACGAAGGATCACTGCTGCTCTGGGCGCTGATTCTCGGTGGCTGGACCTTCGCCGTGTCGGTGTTCTCGCGCCAGTTGCCCCAGGTCATGCTGGCCCGGGTACTGGCGGTGATGGGCCTGATCAGCACCGGCTTCCTGTCGTTCCTGATCGTCACCTCCAACCCGTTCGCGCGGATCCTGCCGCAAGTGCCGGCCGATGGGCGTGACCTCAATCCGTTGCTGCAGGATATCGGCCTGATCGTGCACCCGCCCATGCTCTACATGGGCTACGTCGGTTTCTCGGTGGCCTTCGCCTTCGCCATCGCGGCCTTGCTCGGCGGTCGCCTGGACGCTGCCTGGGCCCGCTGGTCGCGGCCCTGGACCATCGTTGCCTGGGCCTTCCTCGGCATCGGTATCACCCTGGGCTCGTGGTGGGCCTACTACGAACTCGGCTGGGGCGGCTGGTGGTTCTGGGACCCGGTGGAAAACGCCTCGTTCATGCCCTGGCTGGTGGGCACGGCGCTGATCCACTCCCTGGCGGTCACGGAAAAGCGCGGCGTATTCAAGAGCTGGACCGTCTTGCTGGCGATTGCCGCCTTCTCCCTGAGCCTGCTGGGAACCTTCCTGGTGCGTTCCGGGGTCCTGACCTCGGTGCACGCCTTCGCCGCGGATCCCGAGCGTGGCGTGTTCATCCTGATCTTCCTGCTGTTCGTGGTAGGCGGCTCGCTGACCCTGTTCGCCCTGCGCGCGCCGGTGGTCAAGAGTCATGTGGGCTTCAATCTGTGGTCCCGGGAAACCCTGCTGCTGGGCAACAACCTGGTGCTGGTGGTGGCGGCCTCGATGATCCTGCTGGGCACTCTGTATCCACTGGTGCTGGACGCCCTGACCGGTGCCAAGCTGTCGGTCGGCCCGCCGTACTTCAATGCCCTGTTCATTCCGCTGATGGCCTTGCTGATGGTGGTGATGGCGGTGGGCGTGCTGGTGCGCTGGAAAGACACCCCGGTGAAATGGCTGATGGGCATGCTCGGTCCGGTATTGCTGGGCAGCGTGGCCCTGGCCGTGGTGGCGGGCATTGCCTACGGCGATTTCAACTGGGCGGTGCTGGCAACCTTCCTGCTGGCGGCCTGGGTGCTGCTGGCCGGGGTGCGCGACATCTTCGACAAGACCCGGCACAAGGGCCTGATCAAGGGCCTGCCCGGCCTGACCCGCAGTTACTGGGGCATGCAGCTGGCGCACCTGGGCATCGCGGTCTGCGCCCTGGGGGTGGTGCTGTCGAGCCAGAACAGCGCCGAGCGCGACCTGCGCCTGGAACCGGGTGAGTCCATGGAACTGGCCGGTTATCACTTCATCTTCGAAGGCGCCAAGCACTTCGAAGGGCCGAACTTCACCTCCGACAAGGGCGCCGTGCGCGTGGTGCGCAATGGCAAGGAAGTGGCGGTGCTGCATCCGGAAAAACGCCTGTACACCGTGCAGAGCTCGATGATGACCGAGGCCGGGATCGATGCCGGTTTTACCCGTGACCTGTATGTCGCCCTGGGCGAACCCCTGGGTGAAGGCGCCTGGGCGGTGCGGGTGCACGTCAAGCCGTTCGTGCGCTGGATCTGGTTCGGCGGCCTGCTCACCGGCTTCGGTGGCTTGCTGGCGGCCATGGACCGGCGTTATCGGGTCAAGGTTAAAAGCCGCGTGCGCGAAGCGCTGGGCATGACAGGAGCCACCGCATGA
- a CDS encoding MFS transporter, with translation MSSTTQALPLRSVTMTRGMVLLFAFCCGAIVANIYYAQPIIELIAPDLGLSSSLASLIVSLTQIGYALGLFFLVPLGDLLENRRLMVITTLVAIASLLGAAWTQQPNVFLLVSLLIGFSSVSVQILIPLAAHLAPEESRGRVVGGIMGGLLLGILLARPVSSVVADLFGWRAMFVAAAVLMAAISLVLMLTMPQRQPAHSATYGQLLRSLGSLLRRQPVLRQRAFYQGCMFASFSLFWTAAPLELARHHGLSQSQIAIFALVGAIGAVAAPISGRLADAGHTRIASLLAMLLAALSFVPTLIHPAYSVIGLAVTGVVLDFCVQMNMVLGQRAVYALDAHSRSRLNALYMTSIFIGGAFGSSIASAVYEHSGWLGVALVGSAFPLLALLRFLLVADNRRAARA, from the coding sequence ATGAGTTCAACGACCCAGGCGCTGCCCCTGCGCAGCGTGACAATGACCCGAGGCATGGTGCTGCTGTTCGCCTTCTGCTGCGGGGCCATCGTCGCCAACATCTACTACGCACAACCCATCATCGAGCTGATCGCCCCGGACCTCGGCCTGTCCAGCTCCCTGGCCAGCCTGATCGTGTCCCTGACCCAGATCGGCTACGCTCTGGGCCTGTTCTTCCTGGTGCCCCTGGGAGACTTGCTGGAAAACCGCCGGTTGATGGTGATCACCACCCTGGTGGCCATCGCCAGCCTGCTGGGAGCGGCCTGGACCCAGCAGCCCAACGTCTTTCTCCTGGTGTCGCTGCTGATCGGCTTCAGCTCGGTGTCGGTGCAGATCCTCATTCCCCTGGCCGCGCACCTGGCCCCGGAAGAGTCCCGCGGCCGTGTGGTGGGCGGGATCATGGGCGGCCTGCTGCTGGGGATTCTCCTGGCCCGTCCGGTGTCCAGCGTGGTGGCCGATCTGTTTGGCTGGCGCGCGATGTTCGTTGCGGCCGCCGTGCTGATGGCGGCCATCAGCCTGGTCCTGATGCTGACCATGCCCCAGCGCCAACCGGCCCATAGCGCCACTTACGGCCAACTGCTGCGCTCACTGGGAAGCCTGCTGCGCCGGCAACCGGTCTTGCGCCAGCGGGCCTTCTACCAGGGCTGCATGTTCGCCAGCTTCAGCCTGTTCTGGACCGCGGCGCCCCTGGAGCTGGCCCGGCATCACGGCCTGTCGCAAAGCCAGATCGCAATCTTCGCCCTGGTCGGCGCCATCGGTGCCGTCGCCGCCCCCATCAGCGGGCGCCTGGCGGATGCCGGCCACACCCGTATCGCCTCGCTGCTGGCCATGCTCCTGGCGGCCCTGAGCTTTGTCCCGACGCTGATCCATCCCGCCTACAGCGTGATTGGCCTGGCGGTGACCGGGGTGGTCCTGGACTTCTGCGTACAAATGAACATGGTGCTCGGGCAACGGGCGGTGTATGCCCTGGACGCCCACAGCCGCAGCCGCCTCAACGCGCTGTACATGACCAGCATCTTCATCGGTGGCGCCTTCGGCTCATCGATTGCCAGTGCGGTGTACGAACACAGCGGCTGGCTGGGCGTGGCGCTGGTGGGCAGCGCCTTCCCACTGCTGGCGCTGCTGCGTTTCCTGCTGGTGGCGGACAACCGCCGAGCAGCGCGTGCCTAG
- a CDS encoding sulfate ABC transporter substrate-binding protein → MKKLFSASLLAAGLALGSVAQAAPTLLNVSYDVMRDFYKDYNAAFQKHWKAEHNENITLQMSFGGSSKQARSVIDGLPADVITMNMATDINALADNGKLVPDNWVTRLPNNSAPFTSATVFIVRKGNPKALKDWPDLLKDGVQVIVPNPKTSGNGRYTYLSAWGYVLKNGGDENKAKDFVGKLFKQAPVLDTGGRAATTTFMTNQIGDVLVTFENEAEMIAREFGRDQFEVIYPSVSAEAEPPVSVVDKVVEKKGTRAAAEEYLKYLWSPEGQEIAANNYLRPRDPKVLAKYTDRFPKVDFLSVEKTFGDWRSVQKTHFNDGGIFDQIYTNAK, encoded by the coding sequence GTGAAAAAACTCTTCAGCGCTTCGCTTCTGGCGGCCGGCCTGGCCCTGGGCAGCGTCGCCCAGGCCGCCCCGACCCTGCTCAACGTGTCCTACGACGTGATGCGCGACTTCTACAAGGACTACAACGCCGCCTTCCAGAAACACTGGAAAGCCGAGCACAACGAGAACATCACCCTGCAGATGTCCTTCGGCGGCTCCAGCAAACAGGCACGCTCGGTGATCGACGGCCTGCCGGCGGATGTCATCACCATGAACATGGCCACCGACATCAACGCCCTGGCGGACAACGGCAAACTGGTGCCGGACAACTGGGTCACGCGCCTGCCGAACAACAGCGCGCCCTTCACCTCGGCCACCGTGTTCATCGTGCGCAAGGGCAACCCCAAGGCCCTGAAAGACTGGCCGGACCTGCTCAAGGATGGCGTGCAAGTGATTGTGCCCAACCCCAAGACTTCGGGTAACGGCCGCTACACCTACCTCTCGGCCTGGGGCTACGTGCTGAAGAACGGCGGCGACGAGAACAAGGCCAAGGACTTCGTCGGCAAGCTGTTCAAGCAGGCACCGGTGCTGGACACCGGTGGCCGCGCCGCCACCACCACCTTCATGACCAACCAGATCGGCGACGTGTTGGTGACCTTTGAGAACGAAGCGGAAATGATCGCCCGCGAATTCGGCCGCGATCAGTTCGAGGTGATCTACCCGAGCGTGTCCGCCGAAGCCGAGCCGCCGGTATCGGTGGTGGACAAGGTGGTGGAGAAGAAAGGCACCCGCGCCGCGGCCGAGGAATACCTGAAGTACCTGTGGTCGCCGGAAGGCCAGGAAATCGCCGCCAACAACTACCTGCGCCCACGGGACCCGAAGGTGCTTGCCAAGTACACCGACCGCTTCCCGAAAGTCGACTTCCTCTCGGTGGAGAAGACCTTCGGCGACTGGCGCAGCGTGCAGAAGACCCACTTCAACGACGGCGGGATCTTCGACCAGATCTACACCAACGCCAAATGA
- the ccmI gene encoding c-type cytochrome biogenesis protein CcmI, which yields MIDFWLAAGLLLLIALSFLLIPVLRERRAQREEDRTALNVALYEERVAELNSQQAEGVLSAEQMDAGRAEAARELLADTEGSGPQRTSRLGKPLPLLAALLVPVLGLGLYLHFGASDKVELTREFAQAPQSMEEMTLRLERAVAAQPDSAEGLYFLGRTYMAQDRPADAAKIFERTVAVAGRQPELLGQWAQAQYFADNKQWSDKVQGLTDEALKADPNEVTSLGLLGIAAFEGERYQDAIDYWKRLQAQLPPDDNSRAALQGGIDRASEKLVAGGGKVASEPVAKAQAKGALLKVRVDLAAQLKAKVQPGDSVFIFARATQGPPAPLAAKRLTVADLPATVELGDSDAMMPQLKLSNFPEVQLVARISRAGKPTAGEWVGRSQPLPSSTTAAQQLTIDSPDQ from the coding sequence ATGATTGATTTCTGGCTTGCAGCAGGCCTGCTGCTCCTGATCGCCCTGAGTTTCCTGTTGATCCCGGTATTGCGCGAGCGTCGTGCCCAGCGTGAAGAGGATCGTACCGCGCTGAACGTGGCGCTTTATGAAGAACGAGTGGCCGAGCTCAACAGTCAGCAAGCCGAAGGCGTGCTCAGTGCCGAACAGATGGACGCCGGGCGCGCCGAAGCGGCCCGCGAGCTGCTGGCCGACACCGAAGGCAGCGGTCCGCAGCGCACCTCGCGCCTGGGCAAGCCGCTGCCGTTGCTGGCGGCGCTGCTGGTGCCGGTGCTGGGGCTGGGCCTCTACCTGCACTTTGGCGCCAGCGACAAGGTCGAGCTGACCCGGGAGTTTGCCCAGGCGCCGCAGTCCATGGAGGAAATGACCCTGCGCCTGGAGCGCGCGGTGGCGGCCCAGCCGGATTCTGCCGAAGGCCTGTATTTCCTCGGGCGCACCTACATGGCCCAGGATCGCCCGGCGGACGCGGCGAAGATCTTCGAACGCACCGTGGCCGTGGCCGGTCGTCAGCCTGAACTGTTGGGGCAATGGGCCCAGGCCCAGTACTTCGCCGACAACAAGCAATGGTCGGACAAGGTCCAGGGCCTGACCGACGAAGCGCTGAAAGCCGATCCCAATGAAGTCACCAGCCTCGGGTTGCTAGGGATCGCCGCCTTCGAAGGCGAGCGCTACCAGGACGCCATCGATTACTGGAAACGGCTGCAGGCGCAATTGCCGCCGGACGACAATTCCCGCGCCGCGCTGCAGGGCGGGATCGACCGCGCCAGCGAGAAGCTGGTGGCCGGTGGCGGCAAGGTTGCCAGTGAACCTGTGGCCAAGGCCCAGGCCAAGGGCGCCTTGCTCAAGGTCCGGGTCGATTTGGCGGCGCAGCTCAAGGCCAAGGTCCAGCCGGGCGACAGCGTGTTCATCTTTGCCCGTGCCACCCAGGGTCCGCCTGCGCCGCTGGCGGCCAAGCGCCTGACGGTGGCCGATCTGCCGGCCACGGTCGAGCTGGGCGATAGCGACGCGATGATGCCGCAATTGAAACTGTCGAACTTCCCTGAAGTCCAACTGGTGGCGCGCATTTCCCGCGCTGGCAAACCCACCGCCGGCGAGTGGGTGGGGCGTAGCCAGCCATTGCCCAGCAGCACCACCGCCGCGCAACAGCTGACCATCGACAGTCCGGATCAATAA
- the ccmD gene encoding heme exporter protein CcmD yields MSFASFSDFLAMGHHGLYVWSAYGICLAVLAINVAEPILARKRYLQQEARRLRRENGK; encoded by the coding sequence ATGAGTTTTGCATCCTTCAGCGACTTTCTTGCCATGGGCCATCACGGCCTCTATGTCTGGTCGGCTTATGGCATCTGCCTGGCAGTCCTGGCCATCAACGTGGCGGAGCCGATCCTGGCCCGCAAGCGCTATCTGCAACAAGAGGCGCGTCGTCTGCGCCGGGAGAACGGTAAGTGA